A section of the Paenibacillus odorifer genome encodes:
- a CDS encoding cupin domain-containing protein, with protein sequence MANEQLSNSTIFPLGQKVEANFIGDAYLQMIYTDATPLNAPIGNVTFAPGARNNWHSHKIGQVLLVTGGEGWYQEEGKPAQFLQTGDVVNIPANVKHWHGATKDSWFVHLAISPGETEWLEPVDGKLYNQL encoded by the coding sequence ATGGCTAATGAGCAACTAAGCAACAGTACTATCTTTCCACTCGGACAAAAGGTTGAAGCTAATTTTATAGGTGATGCATACTTGCAGATGATTTATACTGACGCGACACCTTTGAATGCGCCTATTGGGAACGTAACCTTTGCCCCGGGAGCTCGCAATAACTGGCACTCCCATAAAATCGGACAAGTATTATTAGTTACCGGTGGTGAGGGTTGGTATCAAGAAGAAGGCAAACCAGCTCAATTCCTCCAAACCGGGGATGTTGTGAATATTCCAGCGAACGTAAAACATTGGCATGGTGCTACAAAAGACAGCTGGTTTGTTCACTTAGCCATTTCACCCGGAGAAACAGAATGGTTAGAACCTGTTGATGGTAAGCTTTATAATCAATTGTAA
- a CDS encoding MerR family transcriptional regulator, translating into MPYSIGEFAEIVGVNKSTLRYYEMEGLLTPHRSDNNLREYTDQDIGWVQFLLHLKDSGMTMAELKQYTEWRAMGDETIPERKNLLEQRKQQVEQEIKALQQNLDILNRKIVFYNDQLTGNKYEFVLYHNE; encoded by the coding sequence ATGCCTTATTCCATTGGAGAATTTGCAGAAATCGTCGGTGTTAACAAGAGCACGCTCAGATATTACGAAATGGAAGGATTACTTACTCCACATCGAAGTGACAATAATTTACGCGAATATACAGATCAGGATATAGGTTGGGTTCAATTTTTACTTCATTTAAAAGATTCAGGAATGACGATGGCAGAATTGAAGCAATATACCGAGTGGCGGGCTATGGGGGACGAGACAATTCCTGAACGGAAAAATTTACTTGAACAGCGTAAGCAACAAGTGGAACAAGAAATTAAGGCATTGCAACAAAACTTAGATATACTGAACCGTAAAATTGTATTTTATAATGATCAACTAACGGGGAATAAATACGAATTCGTCCTTTATCACAATGAATAG
- a CDS encoding MerR family transcriptional regulator, whose amino-acid sequence MYTVKEVAKLLGLTEHTIRYYTDKGLVPTIQRDKNNIRLFDDDSINWLTGVKYLKQCGMSVEDIKSYVDLCLLGDSTIHDRYQIIMEYKAAAAAQLEEAKLKVKYMEDKANHYLDIINQVIPDDTNPAKWTKS is encoded by the coding sequence ATGTATACTGTGAAGGAAGTTGCCAAACTACTGGGTTTGACTGAACATACCATCCGTTATTATACGGATAAGGGTTTAGTTCCAACGATACAACGGGACAAAAATAACATTCGTCTTTTTGATGATGACTCCATTAATTGGCTAACAGGTGTAAAATATCTCAAACAATGTGGGATGTCAGTAGAAGACATTAAAAGCTATGTAGACTTGTGTTTACTAGGCGATTCTACCATCCACGATCGTTATCAAATCATAATGGAGTATAAAGCCGCTGCTGCAGCTCAGTTGGAAGAGGCCAAACTTAAAGTCAAATATATGGAAGACAAAGCCAATCATTATCTAGATATTATCAATCAGGTAATCCCGGATGACACGAATCCAGCTAAATGGACAAAATCATGA
- a CDS encoding aldo/keto reductase yields the protein MQTVTLNNGVVMPILGFGVYQMNDASECEQSVYEAIMAGYRLIDTAAAYQNEEAVGRAIKRSGVPREEIFITTKLWIQDAGYERTKKAFAKSLDRLQVDYLDLYLIHQPFGDVYGSWRAMEELYREGKIKAIGVSNFQMDRLIDLISHNEITPAINQIETHPFQQQIESANYMKEKNVQIESWGPFAEGRNNLFNNEVLVSIAEKYQKSVAQVVLRWLTQRGVIAIPKSTHKERIIENFNIFDFELNQEDLETIAKLDTKQSVFFSHNDPQIVEGLAKHKFDI from the coding sequence ATGCAAACAGTAACTCTGAACAATGGTGTAGTGATGCCTATCCTTGGTTTTGGTGTCTATCAAATGAATGATGCTAGCGAATGCGAGCAGAGCGTTTATGAAGCTATTATGGCAGGCTATCGCCTGATTGATACTGCAGCAGCTTACCAAAATGAAGAAGCCGTCGGTAGAGCCATCAAACGCAGTGGTGTACCAAGAGAAGAAATATTTATTACTACTAAACTTTGGATTCAGGATGCCGGTTATGAGCGTACTAAGAAAGCCTTTGCCAAATCGCTCGATCGATTACAAGTGGATTATTTAGATTTATATTTAATTCATCAGCCATTTGGTGATGTATATGGTTCCTGGCGTGCTATGGAGGAATTGTACCGTGAGGGTAAGATCAAGGCGATTGGAGTCAGCAATTTTCAAATGGATCGTCTAATTGATTTGATTAGCCACAATGAAATTACACCTGCAATCAACCAGATTGAAACACATCCTTTTCAGCAGCAAATCGAAAGTGCGAATTATATGAAAGAGAAGAATGTGCAGATCGAGTCATGGGGACCTTTTGCGGAAGGACGAAACAACCTTTTCAATAATGAAGTATTAGTTTCTATCGCTGAAAAATATCAGAAATCCGTTGCTCAGGTAGTTTTACGTTGGTTAACTCAAAGAGGCGTGATTGCTATTCCAAAGTCTACGCATAAAGAACGGATCATCGAAAATTTTAATATTTTTGACTTCGAATTAAACCAAGAAGATTTAGAGACAATAGCTAAATTAGATACGAAACAGAGTGTTTTCTTCTCGCATAATGATCCCCAAATCGTAGAAGGACTCGCCAAACATAAATTTGACATTTAA
- a CDS encoding RICIN domain-containing protein has protein sequence MRRELRKVLSFLLVLVTVVGTGISFDGNIVNAFGPNVLYVPPADSPSYGALSPRAIQLKYSGINNNKMYATFEQTSNTTPVFPIYESVDNGVTWNQVGEVEDTQNGWGMLNCPELFELPQSLGNMPAGTMLLAGNSVPSNKAATKLELYKSNDLGRTWTYVSTIAEGGRNDIGYDPIWEPFFLVHNNKLIVYYSDERDPAHAQKLVHQTTLEGTNWGPVVVDVAFADSKLRPGMPTIAKLGNGNYAMTYEMVGYPGVPNYLKISADPESWNPTEVGTLVGYGGSPYISALGDGRLVLNVAGKKEVLINSSRVDASGSWVPYNPPVDAGYNRQLLPLSNGRLFIPQAGFFSGKNTVKYGDMSVGYYKLINVKSGKALGVLEGGTANGNPLVQWSSGTNSLDQYWLISTAESGYAPNGYKSIVNAKSGKVAGILEGSTTEGAKAVLWTENNSDDQQWTLQASGNYYKIVNRNSGQTLGIAQGSTEEGAQVIQQADAGSTDQLWELVPDEGHIMVDSYRLVNENSGKVLGIYQGSMADGGKAVQWTSGISSYDQNWFVVSTADGYTKLVNTNSRKNLGILGGSLANGAQSVQWNDNGSNDQQWTLESSGEFYNIINRNSGKVLAVDQGSTTEGGNIIQANNTGSASQHWKLVTNR, from the coding sequence TTGAGAAGAGAACTGAGGAAGGTTTTGTCTTTTTTGTTGGTTTTAGTGACAGTGGTTGGCACAGGGATTAGCTTTGATGGTAATATTGTAAACGCTTTCGGACCTAATGTCTTATATGTACCACCAGCAGATTCACCATCCTATGGGGCTTTATCACCTAGGGCAATCCAGCTTAAATATAGTGGCATCAACAATAATAAAATGTATGCTACATTTGAACAAACCTCTAATACCACACCTGTTTTCCCTATTTATGAAAGCGTTGACAATGGTGTCACTTGGAATCAGGTTGGAGAAGTGGAGGATACTCAAAACGGTTGGGGAATGTTAAATTGCCCTGAATTGTTTGAACTCCCCCAATCTTTAGGTAACATGCCTGCGGGTACTATGCTTCTTGCAGGAAATTCTGTGCCAAGCAACAAAGCAGCTACCAAGTTGGAATTATATAAAAGCAATGATTTAGGTAGAACATGGACATATGTAAGCACCATTGCTGAAGGTGGACGAAACGATATTGGTTACGATCCCATTTGGGAGCCTTTCTTTTTGGTTCACAACAACAAACTCATTGTTTATTATTCAGATGAACGTGATCCAGCCCATGCCCAGAAGTTAGTTCATCAGACTACGTTGGAGGGCACGAACTGGGGACCTGTGGTAGTTGATGTGGCATTTGCAGACAGTAAATTACGTCCAGGAATGCCTACAATCGCTAAGCTGGGCAATGGTAATTACGCAATGACCTATGAGATGGTCGGATACCCGGGCGTGCCCAATTATTTGAAAATTTCAGCAGATCCTGAGAGCTGGAATCCAACTGAAGTAGGAACTCTTGTAGGGTACGGAGGAAGTCCCTATATATCTGCTTTGGGAGATGGGAGACTCGTATTAAACGTTGCAGGAAAAAAAGAAGTGCTGATCAACTCTTCTAGAGTGGATGCATCCGGCAGCTGGGTTCCATATAATCCACCCGTAGACGCAGGGTATAACCGCCAACTACTGCCGCTTAGCAATGGCCGCTTATTTATCCCACAAGCCGGATTTTTTAGTGGGAAAAACACGGTGAAATACGGTGATATGTCCGTAGGTTACTACAAATTAATTAATGTGAAGAGTGGGAAGGCTTTAGGTGTATTGGAAGGCGGAACTGCGAATGGCAATCCGCTCGTGCAATGGAGCAGTGGGACTAATTCCTTGGATCAATATTGGCTCATTTCCACTGCGGAAAGTGGTTATGCTCCTAACGGTTACAAATCCATTGTGAATGCAAAGAGTGGTAAGGTCGCCGGAATATTAGAAGGATCAACAACAGAAGGAGCCAAAGCCGTATTATGGACTGAAAACAATTCCGATGACCAGCAGTGGACTTTACAAGCCTCTGGTAACTACTACAAGATTGTTAACCGTAACAGTGGTCAGACGTTAGGTATAGCGCAGGGTTCTACTGAAGAGGGTGCCCAAGTTATACAGCAGGCTGATGCAGGCAGCACTGATCAGCTGTGGGAGTTGGTTCCAGATGAAGGACATATTATGGTGGACAGTTATCGATTGGTTAATGAGAACAGTGGTAAAGTGTTGGGTATCTATCAGGGTTCGATGGCAGATGGAGGGAAGGCGGTTCAGTGGACCAGCGGAATTTCATCATATGACCAAAATTGGTTTGTAGTCAGCACAGCTGATGGTTATACGAAACTGGTCAATACTAATAGTCGTAAAAACCTGGGCATTTTAGGAGGTTCATTAGCTAACGGTGCTCAAAGTGTTCAATGGAATGATAACGGATCGAATGACCAGCAGTGGACTTTGGAGTCCTCAGGTGAGTTTTACAATATTATTAATCGTAACAGTGGAAAAGTTCTGGCAGTAGATCAGGGTTCAACGACAGAGGGTGGAAATATTATTCAAGCAAATAATACAGGTTCTGCTAGCCAGCACTGGAAACTAGTCACGAATAGATAA
- a CDS encoding VanZ family protein, with product MGVKLRKILIIGTILYTLLILYFLFFAFNRVEHATSQYEYTFMLIPESVPLLFPDLFDLSFSWVYDFGNIAAFIPFGVLFPLLYRTHFKKFICLFILTIFGLETLQALTFLGSFDVADVISNTLGAMIGFCAYKIGFSPEITRRSLFTSTLSVVVLLVGIMGISEIIDLTLKKSERPVQGLQTLEKLTGSMPITHNLPSFTIAGENIIPKMNLYSSEGEEIKKYTYTLGDKKEVWLYFSFGFPQNENSSSELMIIADGNMILQSSEQYSSQAELNNTALVTVKEITFILKGNVKLWDVGFSEMKHWWE from the coding sequence ATGGGAGTGAAATTACGGAAGATCCTTATTATAGGAACTATTTTGTATACACTGTTGATCTTATATTTTTTGTTTTTTGCTTTCAATAGAGTAGAGCATGCAACAAGCCAGTATGAATACACGTTTATGTTGATTCCTGAAAGTGTTCCGCTTCTTTTTCCTGATCTCTTTGACCTATCCTTTTCTTGGGTTTATGACTTTGGGAACATCGCTGCTTTTATTCCTTTTGGCGTATTATTCCCTTTGCTGTATCGTACACATTTTAAGAAGTTTATTTGTTTGTTTATCTTAACAATTTTTGGGCTGGAAACTCTTCAAGCTTTAACTTTTTTAGGTTCCTTTGATGTAGCCGATGTCATCTCCAATACGTTAGGGGCAATGATCGGATTTTGTGCATATAAGATTGGATTTTCCCCGGAAATCACCAGGAGATCGCTTTTTACTTCGACATTATCTGTTGTTGTGCTATTGGTTGGAATCATGGGAATCTCTGAGATCATTGATTTAACTCTGAAGAAAAGTGAAAGACCTGTGCAGGGATTACAAACGTTGGAAAAGCTTACGGGAAGCATGCCTATCACGCATAATCTTCCCAGTTTCACTATCGCTGGTGAAAATATAATACCAAAAATGAATTTATACAGCAGTGAAGGTGAAGAAATTAAAAAATACACCTATACTTTGGGTGATAAAAAAGAGGTATGGTTATATTTCAGCTTTGGATTCCCGCAAAATGAAAATTCTAGCAGTGAACTAATGATTATAGCTGATGGTAACATGATCCTTCAATCCAGTGAACAATATAGTTCCCAAGCTGAACTCAACAATACGGCATTAGTTACCGTAAAAGAAATAACCTTTATCCTTAAAGGGAATGTGAAGTTATGGGATGTAGGATTTAGTGAAATGAAGCATTGGTGGGAATGA
- a CDS encoding PocR ligand-binding domain-containing protein — protein MSKSRFNLEEIIDLKKWENLQDSLSLVTKMAILTVDYKGVPVTKHSYCQPFCQGVRQDSHLSQYCQKCDARAGIEAVRQNKPFIYLCHFNIIDIAIPIIIDNQYLGAIMAGQLKLREPDVPQLEQIVSRPPNVETNMKFKALKEHYQALPVLSYDEVTKCVELLLQLSTYIVEEAIQKHTTVDLYKKVLTTNIEEPASAEAMDESDRTYRKIQSIQQELSGALIETKLKNGVQKFVSVNSVLQPAFNYIYAHKNENFSLKEMAKLCHISPSYFSRIFTKETGENFSVFIARLKIEWAKQLLESTDSPINQVSDDLGFCDTGYFIKTFKKYENLTPAVYRNMYMRRSAKETLR, from the coding sequence ATGTCAAAATCCCGGTTCAATCTAGAAGAAATTATTGATTTGAAGAAATGGGAAAATCTCCAGGATTCCTTATCTCTTGTAACCAAAATGGCTATTCTTACTGTTGATTACAAGGGTGTTCCCGTGACCAAGCACAGCTATTGTCAGCCTTTCTGTCAAGGTGTGCGCCAGGACTCCCATCTCTCTCAATATTGTCAAAAATGTGATGCCCGCGCTGGGATTGAAGCGGTTCGCCAGAACAAACCGTTTATTTATTTATGTCATTTCAATATTATAGATATCGCGATTCCCATCATTATAGATAATCAATATCTAGGTGCAATTATGGCCGGACAGCTCAAGCTTCGTGAACCTGACGTGCCACAACTGGAGCAGATTGTCTCTCGGCCGCCGAATGTGGAGACGAACATGAAATTTAAAGCACTCAAAGAGCATTACCAGGCACTGCCTGTTTTATCCTACGATGAAGTAACAAAGTGTGTTGAGCTGCTGCTGCAGTTAAGTACCTATATCGTGGAGGAAGCCATTCAAAAGCATACTACCGTGGATTTGTACAAAAAGGTTCTGACCACCAATATAGAAGAACCCGCCTCTGCTGAAGCTATGGACGAGTCAGACCGTACGTACCGAAAAATCCAATCCATACAGCAGGAGTTATCCGGGGCTTTGATCGAGACCAAATTAAAGAATGGTGTTCAAAAGTTCGTCTCAGTAAATTCTGTGCTTCAGCCTGCTTTTAATTACATTTATGCACACAAAAATGAGAATTTCAGCCTCAAAGAAATGGCTAAGCTTTGTCATATCAGCCCCAGTTATTTCAGCCGTATTTTCACAAAAGAAACTGGAGAGAATTTCTCCGTCTTCATTGCCAGACTCAAGATTGAATGGGCTAAGCAACTGCTGGAATCCACGGATTCCCCGATCAATCAAGTCAGTGATGATTTGGGCTTTTGCGACACGGGCTATTTCATTAAAACCTTCAAAAAATACGAGAACCTCACCCCGGCTGTATATCGGAATATGTATATGAGGCGATCAGCAAAAGAAACCCTCCGTTAA
- a CDS encoding glycerol dehydrogenase, whose translation MRRAFISPTKYVQGENELLNLGYFVKTFGDSALLIAHPDDVTRVKDKLEATKQKFNITLVESGFHGECSRQEVARLQALAKEHQCACTIGLGGGKAIDTAKCVAEGEALIIVPTIAATDAPTSHSAVLYTPEGEFDDYAYFKQSPSVVMIDTTVIANAPTRFLVAGMGDALSTYFEARATANSYSNVNAGLPCGVREGVCGEAKGTVTALGLAKLCYETLLENGFKAKQACDLNIVTPALENIIETNILLSGLGFESGGLAAIHAIHNGLTALEGTHHYYHGEKVAFSTIAQLVLENADRTELKEVLDFCLSIGLPVCLADIGVEHVTYEELLEVAKKACIAEESIHSMPFPITEDAVASAIMAADQLGRQYKSSKEL comes from the coding sequence ATGAGAAGAGCGTTTATCAGTCCGACGAAATATGTACAAGGTGAGAATGAATTATTGAACTTAGGTTACTTCGTAAAAACATTTGGTGATTCTGCTTTGTTAATTGCCCATCCAGATGATGTAACACGTGTGAAAGACAAACTGGAGGCAACTAAACAGAAATTTAATATAACTCTTGTTGAAAGCGGCTTCCACGGGGAATGCTCAAGACAAGAAGTCGCCAGATTACAAGCGCTAGCCAAGGAGCATCAATGTGCATGTACGATTGGCTTGGGTGGAGGTAAGGCGATTGATACGGCAAAATGTGTAGCTGAAGGAGAAGCACTGATTATCGTTCCAACGATAGCAGCAACTGATGCTCCGACAAGCCACTCAGCGGTGCTCTATACTCCGGAAGGTGAATTTGATGATTATGCTTATTTCAAGCAAAGCCCGAGTGTAGTCATGATTGATACAACTGTTATTGCTAATGCACCTACAAGATTTCTTGTGGCAGGCATGGGAGATGCACTTTCAACCTATTTTGAAGCAAGAGCTACTGCAAATTCGTATTCCAATGTGAATGCAGGTTTACCTTGCGGAGTTCGTGAAGGGGTTTGCGGTGAAGCTAAAGGGACGGTAACAGCGCTGGGACTTGCAAAGCTCTGTTATGAGACATTGCTTGAGAATGGATTCAAGGCGAAGCAGGCTTGCGATCTGAATATCGTAACCCCAGCTTTGGAGAATATAATCGAGACGAATATTCTTTTATCGGGTCTTGGGTTTGAAAGCGGTGGTTTGGCAGCGATTCATGCGATTCATAATGGGTTAACTGCTTTGGAAGGAACTCATCATTATTATCATGGTGAAAAGGTAGCCTTCAGCACGATTGCTCAACTGGTTCTTGAAAACGCAGACCGGACTGAGTTAAAAGAAGTGTTGGACTTCTGTCTTTCGATTGGTCTCCCAGTTTGCTTAGCGGATATTGGTGTTGAGCATGTAACCTATGAGGAACTGCTTGAGGTTGCTAAAAAAGCTTGCATTGCTGAGGAATCTATCCATTCGATGCCGTTCCCAATTACGGAGGATGCGGTTGCATCAGCAATTATGGCAGCCGATCAATTAGGCCGTCAATATAAATCAAGTAAGGAGCTTTAA
- the dhaK gene encoding dihydroxyacetone kinase subunit DhaK, whose amino-acid sequence MKKIINKPETLVREMCNGLVLAHPELDFDPKFKVISKKEINQDKVTLISGGGSGHEPAHAGFVGTGMLDAAVCGDVFASPSQIQVYQAIRRTASAKGSLLIIKNYSGDIMNFKNAAHLATEDGIEVDYVKVDDDIAVEDSLYTVGRRGVAGTVLVHKVAGAAAEAGLSLAEVKEAAQHAIDHVRSIGFAYTSCTVPAKGTPTFHIEENEMEYGVGIHGEPGIRREKIVPADELAQRMVTSLLDNFQMNDQKQEEVAVLINGFGGTPLQELYLLNNSVIRELTAKNKQVFKVFVGNYMTSIDMAGASVTIMKLDETLKKWLSAPCDTPALSIKGPFEPVNYTEVIQEEKADSNVSFKNNTDAAAAVIKNNRFTLQNIVYLLDQMSQVIIENEVPFCELDSHAGDGDFGMSVAKGFKQLKVEWEDILAHHLTNIGEFLDACSMVIMEYCGGASGPIWGSGFRAASKNVQQKEELTIQEFADMMQAVVKGIQDTGERSFGRGAVVGDKTLIDALVPFADAWTQSAEQGDDIKVAASKAAEAAVQGSKNTIEIVARMGRAGTVGERSIGYPDAGAHALGVIFTELAKAMK is encoded by the coding sequence ATGAAAAAAATCATAAACAAGCCGGAGACTCTGGTTAGGGAAATGTGTAACGGGCTTGTCTTGGCGCATCCCGAGCTGGATTTCGATCCGAAATTTAAAGTGATTTCTAAGAAAGAGATTAATCAAGATAAAGTTACCCTGATCAGTGGTGGCGGAAGCGGGCATGAACCGGCTCATGCCGGGTTCGTAGGAACCGGGATGCTGGATGCAGCTGTATGCGGTGATGTGTTTGCTTCACCATCCCAAATCCAGGTTTATCAAGCGATTCGCCGCACAGCAAGCGCCAAAGGTTCGTTGCTTATTATCAAGAATTATAGCGGTGACATCATGAACTTTAAAAATGCGGCCCATCTAGCAACTGAAGATGGTATCGAAGTGGATTATGTCAAAGTAGACGACGACATTGCCGTTGAAGACAGTCTTTATACAGTAGGGAGAAGAGGCGTAGCCGGAACAGTGCTTGTTCATAAGGTAGCCGGAGCAGCAGCAGAAGCTGGATTGTCTTTAGCAGAAGTGAAAGAAGCGGCGCAACATGCAATTGATCATGTGCGCAGCATAGGCTTCGCCTATACCTCTTGTACCGTACCTGCCAAAGGTACTCCGACATTTCATATTGAAGAGAACGAGATGGAATACGGGGTTGGGATCCATGGAGAACCTGGAATACGCAGGGAGAAAATTGTACCCGCAGATGAATTAGCACAGCGAATGGTTACCTCTTTGCTAGACAACTTCCAAATGAATGATCAGAAGCAGGAGGAAGTAGCCGTATTAATTAATGGATTTGGCGGCACCCCGCTGCAAGAGTTATATTTGCTGAACAATTCTGTCATCCGCGAATTAACTGCTAAGAATAAACAAGTGTTTAAAGTGTTTGTTGGTAACTACATGACCAGCATTGACATGGCAGGTGCATCGGTGACGATAATGAAGCTGGATGAGACGCTGAAGAAATGGTTATCTGCGCCTTGTGATACACCAGCCTTGTCGATTAAAGGCCCCTTTGAGCCTGTGAACTATACTGAAGTAATCCAGGAAGAGAAAGCAGACAGCAATGTATCCTTTAAGAATAATACGGATGCTGCTGCAGCGGTGATTAAGAACAATCGGTTTACTTTGCAAAATATCGTCTATCTGCTCGATCAAATGAGCCAGGTTATTATTGAGAATGAAGTTCCGTTCTGTGAGCTTGACTCCCACGCTGGAGACGGCGATTTTGGGATGAGTGTAGCTAAGGGCTTTAAACAGCTGAAAGTCGAGTGGGAGGATATTTTAGCTCATCATCTCACTAATATCGGCGAGTTCCTTGATGCCTGTTCCATGGTCATTATGGAATATTGCGGCGGAGCATCCGGACCGATCTGGGGATCAGGCTTCCGCGCAGCGAGCAAAAATGTTCAACAGAAGGAAGAGCTGACCATTCAGGAGTTTGCTGATATGATGCAAGCTGTTGTCAAAGGGATTCAAGATACGGGTGAAAGATCTTTTGGCAGAGGGGCTGTTGTCGGAGACAAGACATTGATTGATGCGCTTGTACCGTTTGCAGATGCCTGGACCCAAAGTGCAGAACAAGGCGACGATATCAAAGTGGCGGCAAGTAAAGCAGCGGAAGCAGCTGTCCAAGGTTCTAAAAATACTATAGAAATCGTTGCCCGTATGGGAAGAGCCGGCACAGTGGGGGAACGTAGCATAGGTTATCCAGATGCGGGTGCTCATGCACTTGGGGTTATTTTCACAGAGCTGGCAAAAGCAATGAAATAA